Proteins from a single region of Belliella baltica DSM 15883:
- a CDS encoding ribose-phosphate pyrophosphokinase, translated as MSEVKLFSGTNSKLLAEKIAKHYGKKLGDLTMSKFSDGEMSPSFNESVRGCTVFLIQSTNPSADNLLELCLMIDAAKRASAYKVCAVIPYYGYARQDRKDRPRVSIAAKLVANILTSAGADRIMTCDLHAGQIQGFFDIPLDHLNGSAIFVPYLERLDAQNLIFAAPDVGGVARARSYAKHFEVEMVVCDKHRKRANEVASMQVIGDVEGKDVVLVDDLVDTAGTLCKAAQIIMDKGALSVRAIATHGVLSGKAYENIENSVLKELVITDTIPTKQPSEKIRVISVSDLFAKAIHAVTGNTSISALFI; from the coding sequence ATGTCAGAGGTAAAACTCTTCTCCGGAACCAACAGCAAATTATTAGCAGAAAAAATTGCAAAGCACTACGGCAAAAAACTTGGTGATTTGACAATGTCAAAATTCAGTGATGGGGAAATGTCGCCCAGCTTCAACGAATCTGTCCGAGGCTGTACCGTTTTTCTAATTCAATCTACAAATCCATCCGCGGATAATTTGCTTGAACTTTGCTTAATGATTGACGCTGCCAAAAGAGCAAGTGCCTACAAAGTCTGTGCTGTCATTCCATATTATGGATATGCACGACAGGATAGAAAAGATCGCCCAAGAGTTTCTATCGCAGCGAAGCTTGTAGCAAATATTTTGACATCTGCGGGAGCAGATAGAATCATGACATGTGACTTACATGCAGGACAAATTCAAGGATTTTTTGATATACCTTTGGATCATTTGAATGGTTCAGCTATCTTTGTGCCCTATTTGGAAAGGCTAGATGCTCAAAACCTAATATTTGCAGCGCCTGATGTAGGAGGAGTAGCACGAGCAAGGTCATATGCGAAGCATTTTGAAGTAGAAATGGTAGTCTGTGATAAGCACAGAAAAAGAGCTAATGAAGTAGCCTCCATGCAGGTAATTGGGGATGTGGAAGGAAAAGATGTGGTTTTGGTAGATGACTTAGTCGATACTGCAGGTACACTTTGCAAAGCTGCTCAGATCATCATGGATAAGGGTGCACTTTCTGTTAGAGCCATTGCTACTCATGGAGTTTTATCTGGAAAAGCGTATGAAAACATAGAAAATTCTGTTTTGAAAGAGCTTGTAATCACTGACACAATTCCTACAAAACAGCCTTCTGAAAAAATTAGAGTGATTTCAGTTTCAGATTTATTTGCGAAAGCTATACATGCAGTAACTGGAAACACCTCTATTTCAGCACTATTTATTTAA
- a CDS encoding NfeD family protein: MKNILTLTFLLFFLVLNSAYSKQDSLQNVKKKVYTFEIKSDIDPRMNRKVKLALEEAESKEADLIIIEMDTYGGAVNDADDIRTMVLETQVPIHVWINKDAASAGALISIACDSIYMAPGSSIGAATVVMGGGGEAAPDKYQSYMRSMMRSTAEAKGRDPKIAEAMVDQNLEVEGISEKGSVITFSVSEAIANGFSEGEVISLTEVIEKQGIESFEIIKYTESNVEKVISIFLNPAVSGFLILIIFAGIYFEIQTPGVGFPIAASVIAIILYFIPYYLTGLAQNWEIAVFVVGVILLLIELFVIPGFGIFGILGIIGILTGLTLGMIPNDAFDFTFVPSGDLFVALLTVILAAIVAMALIFFFAPKINQWKAFSTIALATTQQRSEGYTSTSYQNDLLGKGGIAHTRLMPSGKILLEDEVYDAYSRGEFIDKGEKVIVISTEGTSLKVKKVSS, encoded by the coding sequence ATGAAAAATATATTGACGCTAACATTCCTTCTTTTTTTCTTAGTCCTAAACTCTGCTTATTCAAAACAAGATAGTCTTCAAAATGTCAAAAAGAAAGTTTACACATTTGAAATCAAAAGTGACATTGACCCTAGGATGAACCGAAAAGTAAAACTAGCCCTTGAAGAAGCTGAATCCAAAGAGGCAGATTTGATCATTATAGAAATGGACACTTATGGAGGCGCTGTCAATGATGCTGATGATATCCGAACTATGGTACTAGAAACACAAGTTCCAATTCATGTGTGGATCAACAAAGATGCTGCATCTGCTGGAGCATTAATTTCTATTGCTTGTGATAGTATATATATGGCACCTGGCTCAAGTATTGGAGCTGCTACAGTGGTAATGGGAGGAGGTGGAGAAGCTGCTCCTGACAAATACCAGTCATATATGCGCTCGATGATGCGAAGCACCGCAGAAGCAAAAGGAAGAGATCCAAAAATCGCAGAAGCTATGGTTGATCAAAACTTAGAAGTGGAAGGCATAAGCGAAAAAGGATCTGTAATTACTTTTTCAGTGTCAGAAGCTATTGCTAATGGATTTAGCGAGGGTGAAGTTATTAGCCTTACAGAGGTCATAGAAAAACAAGGCATTGAGTCTTTTGAAATCATAAAATACACTGAGTCAAATGTGGAGAAAGTAATTTCTATCTTCCTCAACCCTGCTGTAAGTGGTTTTTTAATTTTAATTATTTTTGCAGGGATCTATTTTGAAATCCAAACTCCTGGAGTGGGCTTTCCTATAGCAGCCTCGGTGATTGCGATAATACTCTATTTCATCCCATACTACCTGACCGGCCTTGCTCAAAATTGGGAAATCGCAGTTTTCGTAGTTGGCGTGATTTTACTTCTGATCGAGCTTTTCGTGATTCCTGGTTTTGGTATTTTTGGAATTCTAGGGATTATTGGGATTTTAACAGGACTGACTCTTGGGATGATTCCAAATGATGCATTTGATTTTACTTTTGTTCCATCAGGTGATTTATTTGTTGCGCTTCTTACTGTAATTTTGGCTGCAATTGTCGCCATGGCTTTGATCTTTTTCTTTGCCCCAAAAATCAATCAATGGAAAGCATTTAGTACAATCGCATTAGCGACTACACAGCAGCGTTCTGAGGGCTACACCTCCACTTCGTATCAAAATGATTTATTAGGCAAAGGAGGAATTGCTCATACTCGACTGATGCCAAGTGGTAAAATTCTCCTGGAAGATGAAGTTTATGATGCATATTCAAGGGGCGAGTTTATTGACAAAGGTGAGAAAGTCATAGTCATCAGTACAGAAGGCACTTCTTTGAAAGTGAAAAAAGTTAGCAGTTAG
- a CDS encoding trans-sulfuration enzyme family protein: MSHFETDAIRINASKSNQREHSAPLYLTSSFTFDSAEEARAMFAEEIQGNIYSRYANPNSSELIDKVCAAEGTEDGIATASGMAAMFGSMAALLQQGDHILASRSLFGSTHQLLTRVFPKWGISSTYGDISDISNWEKLVQPNTKMLFIETPSNPGLEIIDLEWVGQFAAAHNLILVVDNCFATPYLQQPAKWGAHIVTHSATKFIDGQGRVLGGLILGKKELIQEVQFFARHTGPSISPFNAWILAKSMETLAVRMDRHCENALAVAKYFQDSTDLDFVKYPFLKSHPQYDLAKKQMKHGGGIITLTLKGGISRAQKFIDQLQMISVTANLGDSRSIITHPASTTHSKLTEEEREKVGISDGLIRLSVGLEHQEDIIKDVERALEKSR, encoded by the coding sequence ATGTCCCATTTCGAAACTGATGCAATAAGAATTAACGCATCCAAATCAAATCAAAGAGAACATTCTGCACCACTATATTTAACTTCAAGTTTCACTTTCGATTCCGCAGAGGAGGCCAGAGCCATGTTTGCAGAAGAAATTCAAGGGAATATTTATTCTCGATATGCTAACCCAAACTCGTCTGAACTTATTGATAAAGTATGTGCAGCAGAAGGTACTGAGGATGGTATAGCAACTGCCTCAGGAATGGCAGCAATGTTTGGAAGCATGGCGGCACTGTTGCAGCAGGGCGATCATATTTTAGCTTCTCGCTCGCTATTCGGCTCTACACATCAACTTTTGACTAGAGTATTTCCAAAATGGGGGATTAGTTCTACTTATGGAGATATCTCTGACATCTCCAATTGGGAAAAATTAGTACAACCCAATACCAAAATGCTCTTTATCGAAACACCTTCTAACCCAGGCTTGGAGATCATAGATTTGGAATGGGTAGGACAGTTTGCAGCAGCACATAATTTGATCCTTGTAGTGGACAATTGCTTCGCAACGCCATACCTTCAGCAACCAGCCAAATGGGGAGCACATATCGTAACACACTCAGCGACCAAATTCATTGATGGACAAGGAAGGGTTTTGGGTGGTTTGATTCTTGGAAAAAAAGAATTGATCCAAGAGGTACAATTTTTTGCCCGACATACTGGGCCATCTATATCTCCATTCAACGCTTGGATTCTTGCAAAAAGTATGGAAACCTTGGCTGTCAGGATGGATAGACATTGTGAAAACGCCCTTGCTGTAGCTAAGTATTTCCAAGATAGCACTGACTTGGATTTTGTGAAATATCCATTTCTTAAATCTCATCCGCAATATGATTTGGCCAAAAAGCAGATGAAGCATGGAGGAGGAATCATTACACTAACTCTAAAAGGCGGAATCTCAAGAGCTCAAAAATTTATCGATCAATTGCAAATGATTTCTGTAACAGCAAATCTGGGAGACAGTAGAAGTATTATCACGCATCCAGCCTCCACTACCCATAGCAAACTCACTGAAGAGGAGCGTGAAAAAGTAGGGATCAGCGATGGACTGATCAGACTTTCTGTAGGCCTCGAACACCAAGAGGACATCATCAAAGATGTAGAGCGTGCATTGGAAAAGTCGAGATGA
- a CDS encoding Fic family protein encodes MNKQLLILSNDLLSEYLEKAPKGLNHAFEALKDAEISTDSFSFYTSVSSVYSSKIEGEAMELDSYVKHKKFGIEFSPDFTRKIDDLYDAYTFAKVNELNKETIAQAHSLLSKNILTKNRQGTYRTQNMYVSTPDGRIEYVAASPFELEAEMEKFYTDLTLLLKTEMSIEEAFFYASMIHLVFVKIHPWNDGNGRSARLIEKWFLAEKLGDKAWFIQSEKMYYDHHRTYYSNIRLLGLEYSMLDYKNALAFLLMLPSSIQIGRN; translated from the coding sequence ATGAACAAACAACTACTAATTCTAAGCAATGATTTACTTTCAGAGTACTTGGAAAAAGCGCCGAAAGGTTTAAATCATGCTTTTGAAGCATTGAAAGACGCCGAAATCTCAACAGATAGCTTTAGTTTTTACACCTCTGTATCCTCCGTATACAGTAGCAAAATAGAAGGAGAGGCTATGGAATTAGATAGTTACGTTAAACACAAGAAATTCGGCATTGAGTTTTCACCAGATTTCACTAGAAAAATAGATGACCTGTACGACGCCTACACCTTTGCAAAGGTCAATGAGCTCAATAAGGAAACCATTGCCCAAGCCCATTCATTGCTCAGCAAAAATATCCTTACTAAAAACAGGCAGGGAACGTACCGCACACAAAACATGTATGTCTCCACTCCTGATGGCCGTATTGAATATGTAGCGGCCTCACCTTTTGAATTAGAGGCAGAAATGGAAAAGTTTTATACCGATTTGACGCTACTACTCAAAACAGAAATGTCTATCGAAGAAGCTTTTTTTTATGCCTCAATGATTCATTTGGTTTTTGTCAAAATACATCCTTGGAATGATGGAAACGGCAGAAGTGCCAGATTAATAGAAAAATGGTTTTTAGCAGAAAAATTAGGCGATAAGGCCTGGTTTATACAAAGTGAAAAAATGTATTACGACCATCATCGAACCTACTACTCAAACATCAGACTTTTAGGCTTAGAATACTCTATGTTGGATTATAAAAATGCGCTTGCTTTTTTATTGATGCTTCCATCTTCTATACAAATCGGAAGAAATTAA
- a CDS encoding TIGR02757 family protein: MDLKEFLDSKVAEYNQPGFIDLDPISIPHRFSKKQDIEISGFIASILAWGQRKTIIKKSIELFEMMDNVPHEFMLNHTENDLRPFLKFKHRTFNDIDTLYFIEFFSWYYKKYESLEFAFLQGFSNEVDVMEKLLSNFHDFFFQLPDAPLRTRKHIATPKRKAACKRINMFLRWMVRQDDKGVDFGIWKTIQPSQLICPCDLHVDRVGRKLGLINRKQTDWITATELTQKLREFDPVDPVKYDFALFGLGVEEKF; the protein is encoded by the coding sequence ATGGATTTAAAAGAGTTTTTAGATTCAAAAGTAGCAGAATATAATCAGCCAGGATTTATTGATTTAGATCCTATTTCTATTCCACATAGATTTTCAAAAAAGCAAGACATAGAAATTTCGGGTTTTATTGCGTCAATTTTGGCTTGGGGACAGCGTAAGACCATCATCAAAAAAAGTATTGAGCTGTTTGAAATGATGGACAATGTGCCTCATGAATTTATGCTAAACCATACAGAAAATGATCTAAGGCCATTTCTTAAATTCAAGCATAGGACTTTTAATGATATAGATACTTTATATTTTATTGAATTTTTTTCTTGGTATTACAAAAAATACGAAAGTTTAGAATTTGCCTTTTTACAAGGCTTCTCAAATGAAGTAGATGTCATGGAAAAATTACTCTCCAATTTTCATGACTTTTTCTTTCAACTGCCAGATGCTCCTCTTCGGACTAGAAAACATATTGCAACTCCTAAAAGGAAGGCTGCATGTAAGCGAATCAATATGTTTCTCAGATGGATGGTCAGGCAGGATGACAAAGGTGTCGATTTTGGCATTTGGAAGACCATTCAGCCGAGTCAGTTGATCTGTCCATGTGATTTGCATGTGGACAGGGTGGGAAGGAAGCTTGGACTGATTAATAGAAAACAAACCGACTGGATCACAGCTACAGAGCTTACGCAAAAGCTCCGAGAATTTGATCCAGTCGATCCTGTCAAATATGATTTTGCTCTTTTTGGCTTGGGTGTAGAGGAGAAATTTTAA
- a CDS encoding DUF2911 domain-containing protein — protein sequence MKKSNAWMIAILLAGSITFYGCGGESKTEEETTTEMEGMEEVAPVEERASPLRTTEGTVGDNVNLSVQYGAPSVKGRVLWGDLVPYNEVWRTGANEATFVEFGSDIIVEGSVLPAGKYSLFTIPKESGKWTVIFNSEWDLEHGHFQYKEEFDVLRVESTPTWVEESQEQLSISVEAPGIVVKWEKLVLPIVIG from the coding sequence ATGAAAAAATCAAATGCTTGGATGATTGCCATTCTATTGGCTGGATCAATTACCTTTTACGGATGCGGTGGAGAGAGCAAAACAGAGGAGGAAACAACCACAGAAATGGAAGGAATGGAGGAAGTTGCACCTGTTGAAGAACGTGCAAGTCCATTAAGAACTACCGAAGGTACTGTAGGTGACAATGTGAATTTAAGTGTTCAGTACGGTGCACCTTCTGTAAAAGGCAGAGTTTTGTGGGGAGATCTGGTTCCTTACAATGAAGTTTGGAGAACAGGGGCAAATGAAGCTACTTTTGTTGAATTTGGCTCAGATATAATAGTAGAAGGTTCCGTGCTTCCAGCTGGTAAATACTCTTTATTTACTATTCCTAAAGAGTCAGGTAAATGGACTGTGATTTTCAATTCTGAATGGGATTTAGAACATGGACATTTTCAATACAAAGAAGAATTCGATGTGCTTAGAGTAGAATCTACACCTACTTGGGTAGAAGAAAGCCAAGAGCAACTTTCTATTTCTGTCGAAGCTCCCGGAATTGTGGTGAAGTGGGAAAAACTAGTGTTGCCAATCGTAATTGGATAA
- a CDS encoding 50S ribosomal protein L25/general stress protein Ctc: MKSLEIIGFKRANLDGAALKEIREEGNVPCVVYGPGIKEQIHFYSPAILFRDLIYTPDVHMVDLNIEGTKVKAILREAQFHPVSEVLLHADFLAYTENKEIKMDIPVEIMGTSPGIIKGGKLEMKARTLKVKGLASNLPDRIPVDISHLDLGKSVKVSELSVEGFEILTSPNVSIATIGIPRALRGKKAE; the protein is encoded by the coding sequence ATGAAATCTTTAGAGATTATAGGGTTTAAAAGAGCAAATCTCGACGGAGCTGCACTGAAAGAAATCAGAGAAGAAGGAAACGTTCCTTGTGTAGTTTACGGTCCAGGCATCAAAGAGCAGATTCATTTCTACTCTCCAGCTATCCTTTTCAGAGACTTGATCTACACTCCTGATGTTCACATGGTAGACTTGAACATCGAAGGTACTAAGGTAAAAGCGATCTTGAGAGAAGCGCAATTCCACCCAGTATCTGAGGTATTGCTTCACGCTGACTTCTTAGCGTATACTGAAAACAAAGAGATCAAAATGGATATCCCTGTTGAAATCATGGGTACTTCTCCAGGTATCATCAAAGGGGGTAAATTAGAAATGAAAGCTAGAACCTTGAAAGTAAAAGGATTGGCTTCAAATCTTCCTGACAGAATCCCTGTTGACATTTCTCATCTTGACTTAGGCAAGTCTGTTAAAGTAAGTGAGCTTTCTGTAGAAGGTTTCGAAATTTTGACAAGCCCTAATGTATCTATCGCTACGATCGGTATTCCAAGAGCACTTAGAGGTAAAAAAGCTGAATAA
- a CDS encoding M24 family metallopeptidase, translating to MKHLFNALKSFLFVLFILFSLSSCQEKISTKSNFENPFAGPSPWPEIRKERLQKLLPQAMEAASVDAWAIICRENNNDPIAHHVGGENAGGTAVFLFHKSGNGIKSTVFSPVGEATALADLKIHDEVIPVERGASAIYQAAAFIKTQNFSTIAVNSSAENELADGLSYTQRKALEEALGEQAGKLISSDELVYEFLAIKLPAEVEIMTQAAQFTSDWQYEAYAEIIPGKSTDADIAKFLKKKMEQYDVTDAWSPDQNPNVNSGPDRGHSHATDKVIIPGDVIQIDFGIRVFDMWVSDIQRFAYVLRDGETQAPDSVQFYFDSSIGGNRIALDAMKPGVLGYQVDKAQRDWMAERGSEYVMWSTGHPVGYVAHDIGPNLGGGMLENPASRPAAVKPLKVGMLFAFDGFHAWNLPNGGTKTMSVEETAVVTSDGARYLIEPQKELILIK from the coding sequence ATGAAGCACTTATTTAATGCATTGAAATCATTCTTGTTTGTATTATTTATTTTATTCTCTTTGAGCTCTTGCCAGGAGAAAATTTCTACAAAATCTAATTTCGAAAATCCATTTGCAGGACCTAGTCCTTGGCCTGAAATCAGAAAAGAAAGGCTACAGAAACTCCTTCCTCAAGCCATGGAAGCTGCTAGTGTAGATGCTTGGGCGATCATTTGTAGAGAGAACAACAATGATCCTATCGCACATCATGTAGGTGGGGAAAATGCTGGAGGAACGGCTGTCTTTCTTTTTCACAAATCTGGAAACGGAATCAAATCCACTGTATTTTCACCCGTAGGCGAAGCTACAGCTTTGGCAGATCTCAAAATTCATGATGAAGTGATTCCAGTAGAAAGAGGCGCTTCAGCCATTTATCAAGCTGCAGCATTTATCAAAACTCAAAATTTCAGCACCATTGCAGTCAATAGTTCTGCTGAAAATGAACTTGCAGATGGACTGAGTTATACACAAAGAAAAGCTTTAGAAGAAGCACTTGGAGAGCAAGCAGGCAAGCTTATTTCCTCCGATGAACTAGTTTATGAATTTTTGGCAATCAAATTACCCGCAGAGGTAGAAATCATGACTCAGGCCGCTCAATTCACTTCTGATTGGCAATATGAGGCATATGCAGAAATTATCCCTGGAAAAAGTACTGATGCAGATATTGCAAAATTTCTCAAAAAGAAAATGGAACAATATGATGTAACCGATGCATGGTCACCAGATCAAAATCCAAATGTAAATTCAGGTCCAGACCGTGGTCATTCGCATGCCACAGATAAGGTCATAATACCTGGAGATGTCATCCAGATTGACTTTGGTATTCGGGTCTTTGATATGTGGGTTTCTGATATTCAAAGGTTCGCTTATGTATTGAGAGATGGAGAAACCCAGGCTCCTGACTCAGTACAATTCTATTTTGACTCTTCAATAGGAGGAAATCGAATTGCACTGGACGCCATGAAACCCGGTGTACTTGGCTACCAAGTGGATAAAGCACAGCGTGACTGGATGGCAGAGCGTGGCTCTGAGTATGTCATGTGGAGTACAGGTCACCCTGTGGGATATGTAGCCCATGACATCGGCCCAAATCTAGGGGGTGGCATGCTCGAAAATCCTGCAAGCAGGCCTGCTGCTGTCAAACCACTCAAAGTAGGTATGCTCTTCGCTTTTGATGGGTTTCATGCTTGGAATTTACCTAATGGCGGTACCAAGACCATGTCTGTTGAAGAAACTGCTGTGGTCACATCCGATGGTGCTAGGTATTTGATCGAGCCGCAGAAAGAGCTGATCTTGATAAAGTAA
- the pth gene encoding aminoacyl-tRNA hydrolase: MKYLIVGLGNIGPEYELTRHNVGFLTLDRLADKQGVSWKSGRLAFTTEFKFKGRQFYLIKPTTYMNLSGKAVNYWMKELNIPKENILVIVDDVALPFGKLRMRGKGSAAGHNGLKNIEELTGGQDYPRLKFGIGDDFPKGRQVDYVLGRWTAKEIEELPIFMDKAVEMIISFCTIGINMTMMQFNE; the protein is encoded by the coding sequence ATGAAATACTTAATAGTTGGATTGGGAAACATCGGCCCTGAATATGAATTGACGCGACACAATGTAGGTTTCCTAACTTTAGATAGATTAGCAGATAAACAGGGGGTTTCATGGAAAAGTGGGCGTTTGGCATTTACCACTGAGTTCAAATTCAAAGGCAGACAATTTTATCTGATCAAACCAACAACCTACATGAATCTCAGTGGAAAGGCTGTAAACTACTGGATGAAAGAATTAAATATTCCTAAAGAAAATATTTTGGTTATTGTTGATGATGTTGCGCTACCGTTTGGGAAGTTGAGAATGCGAGGCAAAGGATCAGCAGCAGGTCATAATGGACTAAAAAATATTGAAGAATTGACAGGAGGTCAAGATTACCCAAGATTAAAATTTGGAATAGGTGACGATTTTCCAAAAGGACGGCAAGTGGACTATGTCTTGGGACGTTGGACAGCAAAAGAGATTGAGGAACTTCCAATATTTATGGATAAAGCAGTTGAAATGATCATATCTTTTTGCACAATTGGTATCAATATGACCATGATGCAGTTTAATGAATGA
- a CDS encoding 2-phosphosulfolactate phosphatase, translated as MTKRKIEVCFSPELIHLHELENKIVVVVDIFRATSTMITALGNGVASITPVADLETCRAMQSEGYVIAGERNGQTAEGFTLGNSPLAYLDGAYANQKIAMTTTNGTLAIEKSKAGSKQVLIGAFVNLQATAHYLTSQNQNVLIHCAGWKGKFNLEDSLYAGALVSLLEENFEFDCDGAIAMKGLYESNKSDLAGFLAQASHAKRLQNHQIEADIDFCLSLNLFPIIGRLQGQELVAQMIKTK; from the coding sequence ATGACAAAGAGAAAAATAGAAGTCTGCTTCAGCCCTGAATTGATTCATCTTCATGAATTAGAAAATAAGATTGTGGTCGTAGTGGACATATTCCGCGCTACCTCCACCATGATCACAGCATTGGGGAATGGTGTTGCGAGCATCACTCCTGTTGCCGATTTAGAAACTTGTAGAGCCATGCAGTCCGAGGGTTATGTCATCGCAGGAGAAAGAAATGGCCAAACTGCTGAGGGCTTCACGCTAGGCAATTCCCCCTTAGCTTATCTTGATGGCGCATATGCAAATCAAAAAATAGCCATGACCACGACAAATGGCACTTTGGCTATAGAAAAATCCAAAGCGGGCTCCAAGCAAGTATTGATAGGTGCTTTTGTCAATCTACAAGCCACAGCACATTATTTGACTTCACAAAACCAAAATGTACTCATTCACTGTGCTGGCTGGAAAGGAAAATTCAACCTAGAAGATTCCTTATATGCTGGAGCTTTGGTTAGCTTATTGGAAGAAAATTTCGAATTTGACTGTGATGGAGCTATCGCCATGAAAGGTCTTTACGAATCCAATAAATCCGATTTAGCGGGGTTTCTAGCGCAAGCTTCACACGCTAAAAGACTCCAAAATCATCAGATTGAGGCAGATATAGATTTTTGCCTGAGTTTGAATTTATTCCCAATCATCGGAAGGCTGCAAGGTCAAGAACTTGTCGCACAAATGATTAAAACCAAATAA
- a CDS encoding LysM peptidoglycan-binding domain-containing protein, whose amino-acid sequence MKKNILVAVLIALSFHVNASNLIKLDSIGIEKVGDKTFIIHQVEEKETMFGISKRYSTSVNEIITNNDELKAGLKMGQRIRIPYIAPAALPAGSKLHNVAQGETLFSIAKTYGVTVSDIMAWNNLKGNDLSLGQGLIIQGVAKPEAPKVVAEAKATVPAVATAGKAKAAENKERAADKKEEARNKAEEVKKEVSRPNEAAAKAKEEVRSVENVTNIYPGEWITHTVEQGETLFAVAKRYDSKVEDLITWNGLSSNNLSVGQKLKVGRGAAGPSTVPVVSSTVPVIVNNEKTDATLTTPKTDDAPYRNIKETGLAEVIDGTGNHKKYLVLHKEAPVGTIMRVRNEENDITIFARVVGKLPNTGDNSRLVVKLSKAAFDQLRAVNSRFPVEVSY is encoded by the coding sequence ATGAAAAAAAATATCCTAGTTGCGGTTTTAATTGCTTTGAGCTTTCATGTGAACGCGTCTAATTTAATAAAATTGGATTCCATTGGAATTGAAAAGGTAGGCGACAAGACTTTTATTATACATCAAGTCGAGGAAAAAGAAACCATGTTTGGAATATCGAAAAGATATTCAACATCTGTCAACGAAATCATTACAAATAATGACGAGTTGAAAGCAGGGTTGAAAATGGGGCAAAGAATTCGGATACCATACATTGCTCCAGCAGCTTTGCCTGCAGGTTCTAAACTACATAATGTCGCTCAGGGAGAAACTTTATTCTCTATAGCTAAAACTTATGGAGTAACTGTAAGTGATATTATGGCTTGGAATAATCTGAAAGGTAATGACCTTAGTCTAGGTCAAGGTTTAATTATACAAGGAGTTGCAAAGCCAGAGGCTCCAAAAGTAGTGGCTGAAGCAAAAGCAACTGTTCCTGCAGTAGCAACAGCTGGAAAAGCGAAAGCAGCGGAAAACAAAGAAAGAGCTGCTGATAAGAAAGAAGAAGCGCGCAACAAAGCTGAAGAAGTTAAAAAAGAAGTGTCTCGACCAAATGAGGCAGCTGCGAAAGCAAAAGAGGAAGTGAGGTCTGTAGAAAATGTTACAAATATTTATCCTGGAGAGTGGATTACGCATACAGTAGAACAAGGGGAAACTTTATTTGCGGTAGCGAAAAGATACGATTCGAAAGTTGAGGATTTGATTACTTGGAATGGGTTGTCATCAAATAACCTTTCAGTAGGTCAGAAATTGAAAGTAGGTAGAGGAGCGGCAGGACCATCGACAGTCCCTGTGGTAAGCTCAACTGTTCCAGTTATTGTCAATAATGAAAAAACAGATGCTACTTTGACTACTCCAAAAACTGATGATGCTCCTTATAGAAATATCAAAGAAACAGGTTTGGCTGAGGTGATAGATGGGACAGGAAATCATAAAAAATATCTTGTTTTACATAAGGAGGCTCCTGTTGGGACAATTATGCGTGTAAGGAATGAAGAAAATGATATTACTATTTTTGCACGTGTTGTCGGGAAATTGCCAAATACTGGAGACAATAGCAGACTTGTAGTCAAACTCTCTAAAGCTGCTTTTGATCAATTGAGAGCTGTTAACTCGAGGTTCCCAGTTGAAGTTTCTTACTAA